GCAATCGTGCTGCGACCAAAAAACTTGCAAATAGACCTTGGTCATTTGGTGAAGTTAGATATAAGAAAATGCCTGGGATAATTATACCTGCGACATCATCAGAGGCACGTGATTACGTACCAATGGGCGTGGTTGATGAGGATACGATTGTAAACAATTCCGCATATGTAATCTACGGAGGTGAGATCTGGCTTCTAGGTCTCCTCGAATCTCGCATGCACATGGTTTGGTTGGAGTCTGTAGGAGGGAAACTTGAAACTCGTTATCGATATTCAGCTGGATTGGTTTATAACACCTTCCCGGTAAATAATCTTTCAACACAGCGCAAAAACGAAATCGCACGTGTGATGACAGAAATTCTTGATTTACGTGAATACGAAGGCGGCACGTTAGCGGATTTGTATAATACCGCAACCATGCCTGAATCCCTCCGTAAGAAACATGAAGAGTTAGATGGAATTGTGGACCGTGCCTATCAACAACGAACATTTGATTCAGACGAGGAGCGACTTGCGATTTTGCTCAAACTTTATCAGGAGATGACCAATAATGACTAGTAACCTATTTGAAATTAATTTTGACAAGAACCAAACCAAGACGACGAATGATCTTGGTATGCGCGAGATGCAAGAACGCGTTTATGAAAAACGTAATTCTACGTATCTTTTAGTTAAGGCTCCACCAGCTTCAGGGAAATCACGAGCGCTCATGTTTGTTGGATTAGATAAGCTTCATAATCAAGGTATTAAAAAGGTCATCATTGCCGTTCCAGAACGCTCAATTGGTAAGTCGTTTAGGGATACTGAGCTTACTAAATATGGCTTCTATTGGGATTGGAAGGTTAAACCAAGCAATAATCTGACCATCGGTGGTGGTGAGAAGTCTAAGGTTCAGCATTTTGTTCAGTTTATGAACTCAACTGACCCAAGTGACAATATCTTGATTGCGACCCATGCCACTCTTCGCTTTGCCTTTGAGGAATTGGATGATGCGACCTTTGATGATACTTTACTAGCTATTGATGAGTTTCATCATGTTAGCCGTGACGATAACTCGGTTTTGGGAAATGTTCTCCGTAGTATCATGGCGAATTCAACTGCCCATATCCTTGCTATGACTGGGTCGTATTTCCGTGGTGACTCTGTTCAAATTCTGGAACCAGCTGATGAAGATAAATTTGACAAAGTGACTTATTCCTACTATGAGCAACTCGAAGGCTATAAATATCTAAAATCCTTCGCAATGGGTTATAGTTTCTATCGCGGAAAATATACTGATGCTTTGGATAAAGTAATTGATGTCAATAAGAAATCCATTATCCATATTCCCAACGTTAATTCGGGTGAGTCTACTAAAGACAAGTATGCAGAAGTGGATGAAATACTTGATTTATTAACGGACGGTGGTAATATCACACAGAACGAGGACGGCATTTATGAAATCGAACGTCCTGACGGAAAAAAACTATTAGTGGCCGACCTCGTGAATGAAGAAGGACGTGAAAAAGTCTCAGCCTATCTAGCAAGTATTACGGATGACATCCAGGATCTTGATAAGTTAGATATCATTGTTGCTTTGGGAATGGCAAAAGAAGGCTTCGATTGGCCGTTTGCGGAATATGCATTGACAATTGGCTATCGTAACTCGTTAACTGAGGTGATTCAAATCATTGGTCGCGTTACGCGTGATAGCGCCAATAAGACTCATGCACAGTTTACAAACCTTATTGCGCAGCCAGATGCACAGGATGATGAAGTGCTCTTTGCGGTTAATAGCATCATGAAGGCAATTTCTGCTTCATTGCTTATGGAACAGGTGCTTGCACCAGTTTACAAGTTTAAACCAAAAGATGATAAGCCAGACAAACCAGGGGATCTTTCAATTAGAGGATTGAAACCTGCTGATACTACGGAACGCACGAAAAAAATCATCGAAAATGATATGGAAGACTTGAAATCGAGTATTTTACAAAGCCAGGATATTCAAAACGCCATTGTTTCAGGTGCTGATGCGAAGATGATTAATAAGACGTTGATTCCACGGGTCATCATTGAACGGTATCCTGATTTGACGAATGAAGAGTTAGAAACTGTTCGCCAACATACGGTTGCTGATATCAATATTGCTGCTGGGCGGACAACAACCTCTGAAGACGGTAGTCGTGAAATTATCAAGATGGCCGACCGGTTCATTAATATCGATGAATTGAATATTGATTTAATTGATCAAGTGAATCCGTTCCAACGTGCTTACGAAGTAATTAGTAGCGATATCGACGCACCTACTCTTCGGTTCATTCAGGATTATTTGTCATTAAACAAGTATGATTTTACTGACGAACAATTGGTTGCGGCTTATCAAGCTGCTAAGAAGTTCCGTGCAGAAAATGGTCGAAATCCTGATCGAAATAGTAAAGATGATGGTGAGAAATACTTGGCCTTTGCTTTGCTACGACTTGCTGAGATAAAACGTGAAAGGGAGGCAGCGAAAGAAGATGGCGAATAGTTTAGATAGCATCTTTGAAGATGACGCTTTTGATGATTTAACCAAGCAAGTTGAAAAAAAGAAAGTTGTAAAACAAGATCCTGAAGTTGCTAAATTTCAGGAGATTATAGACTTTGTGAATGAAAACGGACGAGAGCCGGAAAAAACACCTGAATGGTCTAGTGAACGTGCATTGTGGGCCCGTCTTAGCGGATTTCGAGGTAAAACTGAAAGAGCTGAGAAGGTTAAGAAGTATGACACTTTAGGTTTATTGGAAAAAGAATTCGAGCCAGATGGAGAATTTCTTGC
This genomic interval from Jeotgalibaca arthritidis contains the following:
- a CDS encoding DEAD/DEAH box helicase, whose protein sequence is MTSNLFEINFDKNQTKTTNDLGMREMQERVYEKRNSTYLLVKAPPASGKSRALMFVGLDKLHNQGIKKVIIAVPERSIGKSFRDTELTKYGFYWDWKVKPSNNLTIGGGEKSKVQHFVQFMNSTDPSDNILIATHATLRFAFEELDDATFDDTLLAIDEFHHVSRDDNSVLGNVLRSIMANSTAHILAMTGSYFRGDSVQILEPADEDKFDKVTYSYYEQLEGYKYLKSFAMGYSFYRGKYTDALDKVIDVNKKSIIHIPNVNSGESTKDKYAEVDEILDLLTDGGNITQNEDGIYEIERPDGKKLLVADLVNEEGREKVSAYLASITDDIQDLDKLDIIVALGMAKEGFDWPFAEYALTIGYRNSLTEVIQIIGRVTRDSANKTHAQFTNLIAQPDAQDDEVLFAVNSIMKAISASLLMEQVLAPVYKFKPKDDKPDKPGDLSIRGLKPADTTERTKKIIENDMEDLKSSILQSQDIQNAIVSGADAKMINKTLIPRVIIERYPDLTNEELETVRQHTVADINIAAGRTTTSEDGSREIIKMADRFINIDELNIDLIDQVNPFQRAYEVISSDIDAPTLRFIQDYLSLNKYDFTDEQLVAAYQAAKKFRAENGRNPDRNSKDDGEKYLAFALLRLAEIKREREAAKEDGE